TCTGTGACGTCATGACGCAGCGGCGCGAGATTCTGGCGGGTCAGCGCGAGCAGCGACGGACGGTCGCCTTGCGCCAGCGCCAAGGCCCAGCATTCGGCGGTCTCGACCGCATCGGCGGGACGCATGACGAGCAGGTTCGGCATCGCCCGCAGCGACTGGAGATGCTCGATCGGCTGGTGCGTCGGGCCGTCCTCGCCGAGCCCGATGCTGTCGTGCGTCATCACATAAATGACGCGCTGCTTCTGGAGCGCCGAGAGACGGATCGCGGCGCGGCAATAATCAGCGAAAACGAGGAAAGTGCCGCCATAGGGGACGACGCCGCCGTGCAGCGCCATGCCGTTCATCGCCGCGGCCATGCCGAACTCGCGGATGCCATAATAGATATAGCGCCCCGAATAATCGGTCTTGGTCAACGGCTTGGTCGACGATGTTTTGGTATTGTTCGAACCGGTGAGGTCGGCGCTGCCGCCGACGAGCGCGGCAATATCGGCGGTCAGCGCGGTCAGCGTATTTTCCGAAGCCTTGCGCGTCGCGACCTTCGGCGGTTCGGCGACCAGCCCGGCCAGATAGGCCTTGAAGGCATCGCCCGGAACGACGTTGCCGCTCAGCCGTTCAGAAAATTCACTTTTCTTCTCGCTGCCTGCAAGGCGATCATTCCATTCGGCATGAAGTTTCTTACCCTTCTCGCCGAACGCTGCCCACGCGACGGCGATGTCGGCCGGGATGACGAAGGGTTCGGCAGTCCAGCCGATATTCTCGCGCGTCGCGGTAATTTCGTCGGCACCGAGCGGCGAACCATGAGTCGCCGACGTCCCCTGCTTGTTCGGGGCGCCGAATCCGATCAGCGTGCGGCATGCGATCAACGACGGGCGGCCGTCGGCGATCGCCGCATCGATCGCGCGGCGGATATCCGCCGGATCATGCCCGTCGCAGCTCTCGACATGCCAGCCGGTCGCGGTGTAGCGGGCCTTGACGTCCTCGCTCGTCGACAGGTCGGTCGATCCATCGATCGTGATCTTGTTATCGTCCCACAGCACGACGAGGCGACCGAGCCCCAGATGCCCGGCAAGGCCGATGGCTTCGTGGTTGATGCCCTCCATCAGGCAGCCGTCGCCGGCGATCACCCAGGTGCGATGGTCGACCAGATCGTCGCCGTAAAGCGCGTTGAGATGGCGTTCGGCGATCGCCATGCCGACCGCGGTCGCGAGCCCCTGCCCCAGCGGTCCGGTCGTCGTCTCGATGCCTTCGAGCTCGAAATTCTCCGGATGCCCGGCGCACGGGCTGTGGATTTGGCGGAAATTGCGGATGTCGTCGATCGTCGGGCGCGCATAGCCGGCGAGATGCAGCGTCGCATAGGCGAGCATCGACCCGTGACCCGCGGAGAGGACGAATCGGTCGCGATCGGCCCATTTGGGATCGGCCGGATCGAACTTCAGATAATCCGAATAAAGCACCGTCGCGACGTCGGCCATGCCCATCGGCATCCCCGGATGGCCGCTGTTTGCGGCCTGTACGGCGTCCATCGCAAGCGCGCGGATGGCGTTGGCGAGTTGGCGGTCGGGTAGTGTCATTTTTCCCCCGGGGATGGATTATGGGATGGCCGGATTCGGTGGGGACAGCCCTTTGCGGGGGTGGGGGCAGGAGTCAACCGCCAGCGGCACAAAATCGCGGCTATTTCGGCGCCGAGAGGCGATTGCGCGCCCGAAGTCACGCTGCTACCCCTTGGGCATGGAACTCGATCTCGACGAATCCAGCCTGGCCATTGGCCGGATCGAACGCGCGCTCAGCCGTCTCGAAAAGGCTCTCACCGAACAGGCGAACCGCCCTCCCGCCCCGTTGCTCGCGGCTGCAAGCGACCAGAGCGGCCTGAAAGCGGAGGTTGCCGCGGTGATCGGCGAACTCGACCGGCTGATCGCGGAGGCGAAACATGGCTGACGTCAAACTGACCGTCGCCGGTCGCCCTTACGACGTCCATTGCGCCGACGGGCAGGAGTCGCAGCTCTTGCAACTCGCGGCGCTCGTCGATGAAAAAGCCCGTGAAATTCAGGGCGGGACCGAAGTTCGCCAATTGCTTTTCGCGGCGCTGATGCTCGCCGACGAAACGCAGGAAGCGCGCGCGAAGGTCGAAAAGACCGAACCGCAATCCGATTCGCTCCGCGCCGCCGTCGCGCTCGCCGAGAGCCGCGAAGCCACGGCACGCGACGAGCTGCGCGATGCGCTGGCGCGCGAACAGGCGGCGCTGAAGGAACTCGAAAGCCTGCGGCAGGCGGCATCGGCCGCCCCGGCGCCCGCAGCAGCGAGCCCGGCTCACGATCGCGCGCTGGCCCAGATCGCCGACCGGATCGAAGCGCTGGCGGTCAAGGTCGAGCAGATCCCCTGACACCCCGCGCAGTGCAAACCCCTTGAGGCTCAGCCCCCGGACCCCTACATAGAGGACGGCGGGCACTGCCCGGCACGAGCCGCTGCGAATATCCCTGAGGCGATACATCATCCAAGGGGGCTGTCCCTGCCCGGACCCTGGTCCGACGTATATGGTCCCCACCTGACGTTACTGGCGTCAGAGGATTTTCCGGCAAACGACCACGGCGGTCCCGCCAACCGCTAACAGGGTTCAGACCCACTATTTACAGGTCCGAGGTTTGAAGCGATTTTGTTCAGGGCGAGGAAGCAAGGCGAAGGCATATAATAATATTCCAAGACTTGCTGACGCGGCCATGGACAAAATCGGTCAAATCCCGAAGGGACGTCGAAATGGCTTCGATCTTGGGCCGGGTGGCCTTGCGGGTAGCGATGCTACCCGCGGCGGCCACCCGGCCCCAATATCTTTGCCATTTCGACGCCTCGGGCCGGTAAATAGTGGGCCTGAACCCTACGTCCAGAGGAGGCGTTGACCGACTTGTCCGCCGACCTGCCCCTTCGAAAGCAGCAATTGCGCGAAAAACTGCGCTTCCGGCGCCGCCATTTCGCGGCAAACCTTGACGGCATCGCGCAGCTCGCGGCTTTCCGCGCGCTCCCTGCTCCGCTCGCCGGTCTCCTCGCCGATCACGCGGTCGTCGGCGCTTATGCCGCATGGGGTGACGAGCCCGATGTGATACCGATGTTCGCGCCGATCGGCGAAGCCGGCGCGCTTGCCCTGCCCCACCACGCCGCGCGCATCGAAACGATGGACTTTCGGCGCTGGAAGCCGGGCGAGACGCTGACGAAGGGGCCTTGGGGCACCCGGCAGCCGGTTGACGACGCCCCTTCGGCGCTTCCCGACATCATCTTTTGCCCGCTGGTCGGATTCGACCGGCACGGCGGGCGAATCGGTCAGGGGGGCGGCCATTACGACCGCTATTTTGCGGCCCATCCGACCGCCTTGCGGATCGGTGTTGCCTGGTCGGTGCAGGAAGTCGATGGCGTGCCGCGCGAACCGACCGACATCGCTCTCGACGCGGTGCTGACCGAACAAGAATTTATCGTCTGTGGAGACCGTTTGTGAATCAGGATCGCCAGAACCCCGTCGGGGACCAGCATCAACCGACCTGGCGCAAGCCTGCGGGCATATTCCTGATCCTGCTGCTGATCGCCGTATGGGCGGCGATCATCGTCAGCCTGTCGCCGTGGGTCGGTACCTGGCCGGTGCTGGTTCAGGCGGTTTTTTATCTGGTGACGGGCGTGATCTGGATCATGCCGCTGAAGCCCCTGCTCCGCTGGATGGAGTTGGGGCGGTGGCGCGGCTGAAGCGCCGCGCCATCCCGTAACATTCCGATAGTGGGAAGTCCCAAGCTGCGGTGGCCATCCCCTTCCGAAAATGAAGGAAATGGCGCGAGTGACGGGGCTCGAACCCGCGACCTCCGGCGTGACAGGCCGGCACTCTAACCAACTGAGCTACACCCGCGTGTGCTTGGGAGAGGCGCCAATATGCGCCGCGCTCCACCCTGTCAACCGTCGCTTTCACCGTTCGTGCGATTTAATCGGTCGCGCACATCGTCGGTGGTGGTGAGCGTGCCATGCTCGAACAGGAAACCCGCGAGATCAGGCGTCCCGGTCGAATGCAGGATCGTTTGCAGGATGAGCAGGAGCGGCACCGCGAGCAGCGCGCCCGGCGTCCCCCACACCCATCCCCAGAAGCTCAGCGACACGAGAATCAGGAGAGGATTCACCGTGAGCCGCTTGCCGAGCACCAGCGGCGTCACCAGATTCGCCTCGACCAGATGCACCCCGACGAAGATCAGCGCGGGCAGCAGCGCCAGCCCCACCGCATCGAAGGTCATCAGACCGCCGAGCGCGAGCAGCACCGCAGCGACGATCGGTCCCAGATAGGGCACGAAATTGCAGATGGTGACGATCCCGCCCCACATGAACGGCGACGGCATGCCGAGCGCCCATAACAGGAGGGAAACGATCAGCCCTAGGATTGCGTTGATCATCGTGATCGTCGCCAGATAGTCCGCCGTCGCATCGACGACATTCTGGATCACGCGCGCGGTCTGCATGGCCCCGTCGAAGCTGCCGCGCCGGCGAATCGTCCCGCGCCGCAGCCGCGTCCAGCCGGCGAGAAAGAAGAAGATCACCAGCACCGCGAAAAAGAGCTGGATCGCCGCCGACGGCGCCGAGGTGATGAAATAATCGACCACCGATGTCGGCGCGGTCGCCGCAACGGCTTGCGCGGTCGCCTCGGTCCCCGTCGCGACCGAGGTCAGCGTGCGGTCGACGAATTTCTGCAGCGTCGAATAGAAATCGATCAAAGGCGCAAGGTTGCTCTGGATGCGCGGGATCGATTCGGGCAGCCGCGCGAACCAGCCCGTCGCGGGTACGACGATGATCGCCAGCGCCGCATTGACGATCATCAGGAAGGCCGAGAGCGACAGGAAAGATGCCAGCGCCGACGGCACGCCGCGACGCTCGAGCCATTCAAGGAGCGGCACCAGCGCGATCGCGATGACGATCGCGGCGGTCAGCGGCAGGAAGAATTCAGCGCCCGCCTGTAAGGCGAACGGCAGCCCGAGACAGAATCCCGCACCCAATATCAGCGCCAGCGCCGCGAGCAGGCGGTCGCGGCGGAAATCGTCGATCTCGATCTGATGCAGGGGATTGGCGCGCGGCTGGCGTGCCTCCTTCCTCCCCCTGTCCTCGGCCACGCCCCGTCACTCCCTTTTTGTTCCGTTCGCCCGTCTTACGCGAGCTTGATCCCGCACGCCAGCGGCTCGCTGCCGCGACCCGATGCGGCATCTTCTGTCCTCATCTGGGCCAGAACCCTGATTCCTACCTGCAATTTAACCAGAAATTACCCTTTCATCGTCATGACAGGCTCCGGACCAGCCATTTGGAGTCAATATTGTCATGATGAAAGCGCCTGTGGGGGGCGCGCAGCATCGGCTTCGCATAACCTCCTGTTCAGCCATCGCCCTGCTCGCTGCGCTTGCGCTGCCGATGCATGCGCACGCCGCCGGCACCCGGGCCGGTTCGACGATCAGCAATACCGCCAGCGCCAGCTTCGACAATGGCGGCGGGACACAGACGATCGATTCGAACAAGGTCGACCTGCTCGTCGACGAACTGCTCGACGTCACTGTCGATTCGAACAACCCGGCCGACGTCCCGACGACCCCGGGCGCGACCAACCAGGTCCTGACCTTTTCGGTGACCAACAACGGCAATGGCGAGGAAGCCTTCGTGCTCAGCACGATCGCGAACGGCGGCGGCGACCAGTATAATCCGACCGTCACCCAGATCTATCTCGACAACGGCGACGGCGTTTTCGACGCCGGCACCGACACACTCTACACGCCG
The Sphingopyxis macrogoltabida genome window above contains:
- the tkt gene encoding transketolase, with the protein product MTLPDRQLANAIRALAMDAVQAANSGHPGMPMGMADVATVLYSDYLKFDPADPKWADRDRFVLSAGHGSMLAYATLHLAGYARPTIDDIRNFRQIHSPCAGHPENFELEGIETTTGPLGQGLATAVGMAIAERHLNALYGDDLVDHRTWVIAGDGCLMEGINHEAIGLAGHLGLGRLVVLWDDNKITIDGSTDLSTSEDVKARYTATGWHVESCDGHDPADIRRAIDAAIADGRPSLIACRTLIGFGAPNKQGTSATHGSPLGADEITATRENIGWTAEPFVIPADIAVAWAAFGEKGKKLHAEWNDRLAGSEKKSEFSERLSGNVVPGDAFKAYLAGLVAEPPKVATRKASENTLTALTADIAALVGGSADLTGSNNTKTSSTKPLTKTDYSGRYIYYGIREFGMAAAMNGMALHGGVVPYGGTFLVFADYCRAAIRLSALQKQRVIYVMTHDSIGLGEDGPTHQPIEHLQSLRAMPNLLVMRPADAVETAECWALALAQGDRPSLLALTRQNLAPLRHDVTENLCAKGGYRLRAASAGRKVVLVATGSEVSLALDIADKLEAAGQGADVVSMVSTELFDEQTAAYQADILPDDALIVSIEAGTTFGWERYTGRHGLRFGIDSFGASAPIDDLYAHFGLTVDAITPQILAKLGN
- a CDS encoding cell division protein ZapA yields the protein MADVKLTVAGRPYDVHCADGQESQLLQLAALVDEKAREIQGGTEVRQLLFAALMLADETQEARAKVEKTEPQSDSLRAAVALAESREATARDELRDALAREQAALKELESLRQAASAAPAPAAASPAHDRALAQIADRIEALAVKVEQIP
- a CDS encoding 5-formyltetrahydrofolate cyclo-ligase; this encodes MTDLSADLPLRKQQLREKLRFRRRHFAANLDGIAQLAAFRALPAPLAGLLADHAVVGAYAAWGDEPDVIPMFAPIGEAGALALPHHAARIETMDFRRWKPGETLTKGPWGTRQPVDDAPSALPDIIFCPLVGFDRHGGRIGQGGGHYDRYFAAHPTALRIGVAWSVQEVDGVPREPTDIALDAVLTEQEFIVCGDRL
- a CDS encoding DUF2842 domain-containing protein; amino-acid sequence: MNQDRQNPVGDQHQPTWRKPAGIFLILLLIAVWAAIIVSLSPWVGTWPVLVQAVFYLVTGVIWIMPLKPLLRWMELGRWRG
- a CDS encoding AI-2E family transporter, with the protein product MAEDRGRKEARQPRANPLHQIEIDDFRRDRLLAALALILGAGFCLGLPFALQAGAEFFLPLTAAIVIAIALVPLLEWLERRGVPSALASFLSLSAFLMIVNAALAIIVVPATGWFARLPESIPRIQSNLAPLIDFYSTLQKFVDRTLTSVATGTEATAQAVAATAPTSVVDYFITSAPSAAIQLFFAVLVIFFFLAGWTRLRRGTIRRRGSFDGAMQTARVIQNVVDATADYLATITMINAILGLIVSLLLWALGMPSPFMWGGIVTICNFVPYLGPIVAAVLLALGGLMTFDAVGLALLPALIFVGVHLVEANLVTPLVLGKRLTVNPLLILVSLSFWGWVWGTPGALLAVPLLLILQTILHSTGTPDLAGFLFEHGTLTTTDDVRDRLNRTNGESDG